A single region of the Thermodesulfatator indicus DSM 15286 genome encodes:
- a CDS encoding cobalt-precorrin-5B (C(1))-methyltransferase codes for MKLPKHVKGRLGFTTGTCATGALKAALIYIVKGKKPRTVKLTLPIGQNVKIPIAYISKNGFSAKASVIKDAGDDPDVTHGAEIQVKVELKQGTGKIIFKAGEGVGIVTKPGLGLPVGEPAITSVPRCMMENVISEVLGPQRTRKDVIITISVPEGDKLAQKTLNPRLGIEGGLSILGTKGVVIPFSTAAYKATIAKALRVAKTLKLKEVVFATGGRSEAFCQKLFSELPEEAFVQVGDFIGFSLKLAAAYGFERVTLGLMVGKMAKVAKGLSNTHAKHNKIPLEMMLKLAKEINVAEETINILAEGQTARFFLETLKEKSPEALPLWAEKLTLKAVKEARQMANRKVFIRGILFDFSGKPLAWVEH; via the coding sequence ATGAAACTTCCCAAACATGTTAAAGGTCGGCTGGGCTTTACTACAGGTACTTGTGCCACAGGAGCCCTTAAAGCAGCCCTTATTTATATAGTTAAAGGCAAAAAACCTAGAACAGTAAAACTTACTCTTCCAATCGGTCAAAATGTAAAAATTCCTATTGCTTATATTTCAAAAAATGGTTTTTCAGCAAAAGCTTCGGTAATAAAAGATGCCGGAGATGATCCTGACGTCACCCATGGAGCAGAAATTCAGGTAAAAGTCGAATTAAAACAAGGGACAGGCAAAATTATTTTTAAAGCCGGTGAAGGAGTGGGTATAGTAACCAAACCAGGGCTTGGTTTGCCGGTTGGTGAACCTGCTATCACTTCTGTGCCGCGATGCATGATGGAAAATGTGATTAGCGAAGTGCTTGGACCTCAAAGAACGAGGAAAGACGTGATTATCACTATCTCCGTTCCCGAAGGCGATAAACTAGCCCAAAAGACTTTGAATCCTCGTCTGGGTATAGAAGGTGGTCTTTCAATTCTGGGCACTAAAGGAGTGGTAATTCCTTTTTCTACAGCAGCTTACAAGGCCACCATTGCCAAAGCCTTACGCGTAGCTAAAACCTTAAAACTAAAGGAAGTTGTTTTTGCTACAGGTGGAAGAAGTGAGGCCTTCTGTCAAAAGCTTTTCTCTGAGCTCCCTGAGGAAGCTTTTGTTCAAGTTGGTGATTTTATAGGTTTTTCTCTTAAATTAGCAGCAGCTTATGGTTTCGAAAGGGTAACCTTGGGCTTAATGGTAGGGAAAATGGCTAAAGTAGCTAAAGGGCTTTCCAATACCCACGCTAAACACAATAAAATACCTTTAGAAATGATGTTAAAGCTGGCTAAAGAAATAAACGTAGCCGAAGAAACAATTAATATCTTAGCTGAAGGACAAACCGCGAGGTTTTTTTTAGAAACTTTAAAAGAGAAATCACCAGAAGCTTTGCCCCTTTGGGCGGAAAAATTAACTCTAAAAGCCGTAAAAGAAGCCAGACAAATGGCCAACCGAAAAGTTTTTATTCGAGGCATATTGTTTGATTTTTCAGGAAAACCTCTAGCCTGGGTGGAACACTAA
- the ispH gene encoding 4-hydroxy-3-methylbut-2-enyl diphosphate reductase: MKVIMAKKAGFCMGVRRAVQLAIKASYEAEKPVYTYGPLIHNEQALKLLEMLEVRPIKKIPEKGRGTIIIRAHGVPPEDKEFLKKAGFKVIDGTCPRVSRVQALARRFSREGYWVVVIGDPDHAEVKGILGYAGERGLVVSSFKDLENLPPLDKYVILSQTTQDEEFFKSIVEELLYRYPGGKVYNTICNATHNRQREVRRLCKLCDAIVVVGGKHSANTKRLALIAQEEGKDVFLVETADELDREAIKKYRKVGVTAGASTPNWVINQVIRTLEEIPSPYESSFLRQGRKLLRFLCESNLALCVGVLFLSLAGLFINGYPFDFRLAILATAFLFSAHTVNRLVDLKSLHLNDPARAKFLEKNRLVFIGLTIFGFILSLGLALIIDKTVFLLLLLMTFLSLLYSLPFLGRKDSFSPVQRLPGVRSLFIAFGWWIVIIWPIILTYGYKPSLIWFGYLVFLVAFMRAVLLEVLEFQGDGFVGKETLPVFLGIEKTFLCLKITSILTGIFILGGFLWGDYPNHYLTLLVVPIYSFWVLNQYKKALLGRNLELEVLAEGLPVVTGGSILAGEVLGRFGR; encoded by the coding sequence ATGAAAGTGATAATGGCTAAAAAAGCTGGGTTTTGTATGGGAGTGCGCCGCGCCGTACAACTGGCTATCAAAGCCTCTTACGAAGCCGAAAAACCAGTTTACACTTACGGCCCTCTTATTCACAACGAACAAGCCCTAAAGCTTCTTGAAATGCTAGAGGTAAGGCCTATTAAAAAAATTCCTGAAAAGGGCAGGGGGACTATCATTATCCGGGCCCACGGTGTTCCTCCCGAAGATAAAGAGTTCCTCAAAAAAGCCGGGTTTAAAGTCATTGACGGCACTTGCCCTAGAGTTTCACGGGTGCAGGCCCTGGCCAGACGCTTTAGCCGTGAAGGTTACTGGGTGGTAGTTATAGGAGACCCAGACCATGCGGAAGTTAAAGGTATTTTGGGCTATGCAGGCGAAAGAGGTCTCGTGGTTAGCAGTTTTAAAGACTTGGAGAATCTTCCTCCGCTTGATAAATACGTCATCCTTTCGCAAACCACACAAGACGAGGAGTTTTTCAAGTCAATAGTTGAAGAGTTGCTTTACCGTTATCCCGGCGGGAAAGTTTATAATACCATTTGTAACGCTACTCATAATCGTCAGCGAGAAGTGCGGCGTCTTTGTAAACTTTGTGATGCTATCGTAGTGGTGGGAGGAAAACATAGCGCTAACACCAAAAGGCTTGCCTTGATTGCCCAAGAAGAGGGGAAAGACGTCTTTTTAGTAGAAACCGCTGATGAATTGGACCGAGAGGCCATAAAAAAGTATCGGAAGGTAGGGGTTACTGCTGGAGCCTCAACTCCTAATTGGGTTATAAACCAGGTAATCCGTACTCTTGAAGAAATTCCTTCGCCTTATGAGTCGTCTTTTCTAAGACAGGGACGGAAGCTCTTGCGTTTTCTATGCGAAAGCAATTTAGCCCTTTGTGTTGGTGTTCTTTTTTTAAGTCTCGCCGGTCTTTTTATAAATGGTTATCCTTTTGATTTTCGCCTGGCTATTTTAGCTACAGCCTTTCTTTTTAGTGCTCATACAGTTAACCGTCTGGTGGACTTAAAGTCTCTCCATCTTAATGATCCAGCACGAGCCAAATTTTTAGAGAAAAATCGATTAGTTTTTATTGGTCTGACAATCTTTGGTTTTATTCTGTCTTTAGGACTCGCCTTGATTATTGATAAAACGGTTTTTTTGCTTCTGCTTTTAATGACCTTTTTAAGTTTACTTTACAGCTTACCTTTCCTAGGAAGGAAGGACTCTTTTTCTCCGGTTCAACGGCTGCCAGGAGTGAGAAGCCTTTTCATTGCCTTTGGCTGGTGGATAGTAATAATCTGGCCCATCATTTTAACTTATGGTTATAAGCCTTCTCTCATATGGTTTGGTTATCTAGTTTTTCTGGTAGCCTTTATGCGAGCAGTACTTTTAGAAGTTCTCGAATTTCAGGGAGATGGCTTTGTAGGCAAAGAGACTCTTCCTGTGTTCCTTGGAATTGAAAAAACTTTTCTATGTTTGAAAATAACTTCTATTCTTACGGGAATTTTCATTTTAGGCGGATTTTTGTGGGGTGACTATCCTAATCATTATTTAACTCTATTGGTGGTGCCGATTTACTCTTTCTGGGTGCTCAACCAATATAAAAAAGCCCTTCTTGGCCGCAATCTTGAACTGGAGGTCTTAGCTGAGGGTCTTCCGGTAGTTACCGGAGGCAGTATTCTAGCTGGGGAGGTTTTAGGCCGCTTTGGACGCTGA
- a CDS encoding precorrin-8X methylmutase yields MILKPQEIEKESFRIIENLLSKEGLSFPEESLPLVKRVIHTTGDISLAKDLVFHPLAVSRGIKALKSGGHIFCDVKMVVSGINQKELSRLGGKVCCYIDDEEVIKEAQRRGITRAICSVEKAISDRSKNIDIFVIGNAPTALLALIKALEKGARPPSLIIGVPVGFVGAAEYKALLVEKSPAPYITLLGTRGGSTIAVALVNALIKLAL; encoded by the coding sequence TTGATTCTTAAACCTCAAGAGATAGAAAAAGAGAGTTTTCGCATAATCGAAAATCTACTCTCTAAAGAGGGTCTTTCTTTTCCAGAAGAATCCCTCCCCCTGGTAAAACGAGTTATTCACACCACTGGAGATATAAGTTTGGCCAAGGACTTAGTTTTTCACCCTTTGGCTGTGTCTCGAGGGATAAAAGCCCTTAAATCAGGAGGCCACATATTTTGTGACGTAAAAATGGTAGTTTCAGGAATAAACCAAAAAGAGCTCTCCCGTCTTGGCGGAAAGGTCTGCTGTTACATAGACGACGAAGAAGTTATAAAAGAAGCCCAAAGGCGTGGTATAACCAGGGCCATCTGTTCAGTGGAAAAAGCAATTTCTGACAGAAGTAAAAATATAGACATCTTTGTTATTGGAAACGCCCCCACAGCCCTTTTAGCCTTAATTAAAGCTTTAGAGAAAGGAGCAAGGCCTCCTAGCTTGATTATTGGTGTTCCTGTAGGTTTTGTTGGTGCAGCAGAGTACAAAGCCTTATTGGTTGAAAAATCACCTGCTCCTTACATTACCCTTTTGGGCACTAGGGGTGGTTCTACTATAGCGGTGGCTCTGGTCAACGCCCTTATTAAGCTAGCGTTATAA
- the cobI gene encoding precorrin-2 C(20)-methyltransferase, translating to MPKLYGVGAGPGDPDLLTLKALKVLNSAKTIFVASSSKNAYSLAAKVVSSHVPEGKELKPLSFPMTYDENALSRAWKDNAKTVLKALAEGDVAFLTMGDPSFYSTFVYLAREIRKLAPEVEIELVPGITAAQAAAARLNLSLAEGDETVLFASGAKGGQIIRKFGGQVNSIILYKVYRSSKDIYNALKEKDLLDKVKGISCCSMPEEKVYPDALSLKNKKLPYFTLFIVGGRKI from the coding sequence ATGCCTAAGCTCTACGGTGTGGGGGCAGGTCCGGGTGATCCGGACCTACTTACCCTTAAGGCTCTCAAAGTATTAAATAGCGCTAAGACCATTTTTGTTGCCAGTTCAAGCAAAAACGCCTATTCCTTGGCAGCGAAAGTAGTTTCTTCGCATGTTCCAGAAGGAAAAGAGCTTAAACCTTTAAGCTTTCCCATGACCTACGATGAAAATGCGCTTTCAAGAGCCTGGAAGGATAATGCCAAGACTGTGTTAAAAGCACTAGCTGAAGGAGATGTAGCCTTTCTCACTATGGGAGATCCGAGTTTTTATTCAACTTTTGTTTATCTGGCCCGGGAGATAAGAAAGCTCGCTCCTGAAGTTGAAATAGAATTGGTGCCTGGTATAACCGCGGCGCAAGCGGCTGCAGCCAGGCTCAATTTAAGTCTGGCCGAAGGAGATGAAACTGTATTATTTGCTTCTGGTGCAAAAGGAGGCCAAATAATAAGAAAATTTGGCGGGCAGGTAAACTCTATAATCCTTTACAAGGTTTATCGTTCTTCAAAAGATATTTACAACGCCTTAAAAGAAAAAGACCTTCTAGATAAAGTTAAAGGGATTTCCTGTTGTTCCATGCCTGAGGAAAAAGTTTATCCTGATGCATTATCTTTAAAGAACAAAAAGCTCCCTTATTTTACCCTCTTCATTGTAGGAGGTAGAAAAATTTAA
- a CDS encoding histone deacetylase family protein: MNIAIVKDEIFLKHNPGEYHPERPERLEKIYSRLEKPDINNLYKILAPREATFEELTWNHSPEYVKTVQQTSGQSVQLDADTATSPESYEAAIKAVGAQFVGLDAIFSDQAKQVFALVRPPGHHAEYDRAMGFCLFNNVALAAHYALKKLGLKRILIVDWDLHHGNGTQKSFYHHREVLFFSSHQYPYYPGTGTVEEIGEGEGKGFTVNVPLPAGCGDLEYATVYRQILLPIAERFKPELVLVSAGFDIYFGDPLGGMQVTPIGVAYLARLVKQIADKHCNGRLLLTLEGGYSLQGLADSLAAVLFELAGRSLIPTDKLEEMEEKDREPEVLNYVKAVHKDFWPELA; the protein is encoded by the coding sequence ATGAACATAGCCATTGTAAAAGACGAAATTTTTCTCAAACATAACCCAGGGGAATACCATCCTGAAAGGCCAGAAAGATTAGAAAAAATTTACAGCCGTTTAGAAAAACCAGATATAAATAACCTTTATAAAATTTTAGCTCCAAGAGAAGCCACTTTTGAAGAGCTTACCTGGAATCATTCTCCAGAATATGTAAAAACTGTTCAACAAACAAGCGGACAAAGTGTTCAACTTGATGCCGATACAGCTACCAGCCCAGAGTCTTACGAAGCAGCCATCAAAGCCGTAGGAGCCCAGTTTGTTGGGCTTGATGCTATTTTTTCTGATCAGGCCAAACAGGTTTTTGCTTTAGTTAGGCCACCGGGCCATCACGCCGAGTATGATCGAGCCATGGGCTTTTGCCTGTTTAACAACGTGGCTCTAGCGGCTCATTATGCCCTCAAAAAACTTGGGCTAAAACGCATTCTCATTGTTGACTGGGACCTACATCATGGAAACGGCACCCAGAAATCTTTTTATCACCACAGAGAAGTCCTTTTCTTTTCTTCTCATCAATATCCTTATTATCCGGGAACGGGAACCGTCGAAGAAATTGGTGAAGGTGAAGGAAAAGGTTTTACGGTAAACGTGCCCCTTCCTGCAGGTTGTGGAGATCTAGAATATGCAACTGTATATCGTCAAATCCTTCTTCCTATAGCCGAACGCTTTAAGCCTGAACTGGTCCTTGTTTCTGCTGGCTTTGATATTTATTTTGGTGATCCTTTAGGCGGCATGCAGGTTACTCCCATAGGAGTGGCTTATTTGGCACGCCTGGTAAAGCAAATAGCGGATAAACACTGTAATGGTCGCCTGCTTTTAACCCTTGAAGGGGGATATAGCCTTCAGGGTTTAGCCGATTCTCTTGCGGCAGTGCTATTTGAACTTGCTGGTCGCTCGCTTATCCCCACTGATAAACTTGAAGAAATGGAAGAAAAAGACCGAGAACCAGAAGTCCTTAACTATGTAAAAGCTGTGCATAAAGACTTTTGGCCGGAGCTAGCTTGA
- the radC gene encoding RadC family protein, whose product MKEDFKERVKGHRERLRRKFLEYGLDAFTDEEVLELLLIFGTPRKDCKPAARKALAHFGDLASVLEAPKEELLKIPGIGPKNMLAIKFVHAVARRFLERRLKKRPYLHSAKEVYEYLAHSMIDLKKEVFKAIYLDARNQILAVEDLFHGTVNESVVYAREIIERALHHHASALVIAHNHPSGNPKPSGADIHLTKRLYLASALLNLRLLDHLIVAKEGYFSFAEEGLLETIAQEVAKTL is encoded by the coding sequence ATGAAAGAAGATTTTAAAGAAAGAGTAAAGGGCCATCGAGAGCGTTTGAGACGCAAGTTTCTTGAATATGGACTTGACGCCTTTACTGATGAAGAAGTCCTTGAACTTCTACTTATCTTCGGTACTCCAAGAAAAGATTGTAAACCAGCGGCGAGAAAAGCTCTGGCCCACTTTGGCGACCTTGCTTCTGTTCTTGAGGCTCCAAAAGAAGAACTATTAAAAATTCCAGGCATTGGCCCCAAAAATATGCTGGCCATAAAATTTGTTCACGCTGTGGCCAGAAGGTTTCTTGAAAGGCGTCTTAAAAAACGCCCTTACTTACATTCAGCCAAAGAGGTTTATGAATATCTGGCCCACAGTATGATAGATCTTAAAAAAGAAGTTTTTAAAGCTATTTACCTTGATGCCAGAAATCAAATTCTTGCCGTGGAAGACCTTTTTCACGGCACGGTAAACGAAAGTGTGGTTTATGCCCGCGAGATAATAGAGCGCGCCCTTCATCATCATGCCAGTGCTCTTGTTATCGCCCATAATCATCCTTCCGGAAACCCTAAACCTTCAGGAGCTGATATCCATCTTACTAAACGTCTTTATTTAGCTTCGGCCTTATTAAACTTAAGACTTCTTGATCATCTAATAGTTGCCAAAGAGGGATATTTCAGTTTTGCTGAAGAAGGACTACTTGAAACCATTGCTCAAGAGGTAGCTAAGACCCTATGA
- the tadA gene encoding tRNA adenosine(34) deaminase TadA — protein MKMALEEASLAAEDEEVPVGAVLVSEKGEILAKAHNKPISLCDPTAHAEILVLREASRKIGNYRLLGTTLYVTLEPCPMCAGALVYARVKRLVFGAFDPKAGACGSVYNIVNDARLNHRLEVLGGVLADEALALLKSFFKKKRRGARVVEGGGLESR, from the coding sequence ATGAAAATGGCCTTGGAAGAGGCTAGTTTAGCTGCTGAGGATGAAGAAGTACCAGTGGGAGCGGTTTTGGTATCTGAAAAAGGAGAAATTCTGGCCAAAGCCCATAATAAGCCTATTTCTCTTTGTGATCCTACTGCCCATGCTGAGATATTAGTATTGCGTGAGGCTTCGAGGAAGATAGGCAATTATCGGCTTTTGGGAACTACCCTTTACGTAACCCTGGAACCTTGCCCAATGTGTGCAGGCGCTTTAGTATATGCCAGAGTAAAACGTTTAGTGTTTGGAGCTTTTGATCCTAAGGCCGGGGCTTGCGGATCAGTGTATAATATAGTTAATGATGCTAGACTAAATCACCGCCTGGAGGTTCTTGGCGGGGTATTAGCTGACGAGGCTTTAGCTCTTTTAAAAAGTTTCTTTAAGAAAAAACGGAGGGGTGCCCGAGTGGTCGAAGGGGGCGGCCTCGAAAGCCGCTGA
- the hypE gene encoding hydrogenase expression/formation protein HypE produces the protein MGIDEIILLEHGSGGKASQRLLEKVFLPYFREVPLLDAATLSLGKQNLAFTTDSFVVDPIFFPGGDIGSLAVHGTVNDLSMVGAKPVYLSAAFILEEGLPMEDLKRVVESMALAAEKAGVKIVCGDTKVVPRGKGDKVFINTCGLGLIPEGLTLSPQNITPGDKVLVSGPIADHGLTILASRENLGLEGLKSDSQALNHVVEALISRFSTQIKAMRDPTRGGLASVLHEFSEAAKVGIFLEEESIPIRPQVKAGCEILGLDPLYLACEGRFVVVCPGDIVSDVRDFLKQFPESEEAEIIGEVVAEPKGVFLKTVFGGTRPVPPLSGEPLPRIC, from the coding sequence ATGGGAATAGACGAGATAATTCTTTTAGAGCACGGAAGCGGTGGTAAGGCCTCACAAAGGCTCCTTGAAAAAGTATTTTTGCCCTACTTTAGAGAGGTCCCTTTGCTTGACGCCGCAACACTTTCACTTGGCAAACAAAACTTAGCTTTCACTACTGATAGCTTTGTAGTTGATCCGATTTTTTTCCCCGGGGGAGATATCGGTTCTCTTGCCGTGCACGGTACGGTAAATGACCTTTCTATGGTAGGGGCAAAGCCCGTTTATCTTTCAGCGGCTTTTATTCTTGAAGAAGGTCTTCCCATGGAGGATTTGAAACGCGTAGTGGAGTCCATGGCTTTGGCGGCGGAAAAGGCTGGAGTAAAAATCGTTTGTGGTGACACTAAGGTAGTGCCTCGCGGCAAGGGAGACAAAGTCTTCATAAACACCTGTGGCCTGGGGCTAATTCCCGAGGGACTAACTCTTTCTCCCCAAAACATAACTCCAGGAGATAAAGTTCTTGTTTCAGGACCTATTGCTGACCACGGCCTTACTATTTTGGCTTCGCGGGAAAATTTAGGACTTGAAGGCTTAAAAAGCGATTCACAGGCCTTAAATCACGTGGTGGAAGCGCTAATTTCCCGCTTTTCAACCCAAATAAAAGCAATGCGAGATCCCACTCGCGGAGGCTTGGCTTCGGTGCTTCACGAATTTTCAGAAGCGGCTAAAGTAGGTATTTTTCTTGAAGAGGAGTCCATTCCCATTAGACCCCAGGTAAAAGCTGGCTGCGAAATCCTCGGTCTTGACCCGCTTTATCTGGCTTGTGAAGGACGTTTTGTAGTGGTCTGCCCGGGTGACATAGTAAGTGATGTGCGTGATTTTCTTAAGCAATTTCCCGAAAGCGAAGAGGCGGAAATTATTGGGGAAGTTGTTGCAGAGCCAAAAGGCGTATTTTTAAAAACTGTCTTTGGCGGAACACGCCCGGTGCCGCC
- a CDS encoding MarC family protein, with protein MEFIKGFLHIFIPLFIIIDPIGCVPLFLGLTNDLSPERRKKSAYKAAIVAALVLSAFALIGDQLLFFFNISVASFRVAGGLILLLIALQMIQAQPRATKSRPEEEEESRHKEDVAIVPLGVPILAGPGAITTVLVLTAGHKDFGFRLEVIIAILAVSLITCLVFLYSTRIAKILGRTGTNLFVRIMGLILAVISVEYMAKGLGELFPGLLK; from the coding sequence ATGGAATTTATCAAGGGTTTTTTACATATTTTTATTCCTCTTTTTATCATTATAGACCCTATAGGGTGTGTGCCTTTATTTTTAGGGCTAACGAATGATCTTTCTCCCGAACGCAGAAAAAAGAGCGCTTATAAAGCCGCTATTGTAGCAGCTTTAGTGCTTTCAGCCTTTGCGTTAATCGGAGATCAATTGCTATTCTTCTTCAATATTTCTGTGGCTTCTTTCCGGGTGGCTGGAGGTTTGATCCTCTTATTAATAGCTCTTCAAATGATTCAGGCACAACCTAGAGCCACAAAGAGTCGTCCAGAAGAAGAGGAAGAAAGTCGTCACAAAGAAGACGTAGCTATTGTCCCCTTGGGGGTACCTATCTTAGCCGGCCCTGGGGCCATCACTACAGTATTGGTATTAACCGCTGGCCACAAAGATTTTGGCTTTCGCTTAGAGGTAATAATTGCCATTTTGGCCGTTTCTCTAATTACCTGTTTGGTATTTCTCTATTCTACCCGTATCGCCAAAATACTTGGTCGAACGGGAACTAACTTATTTGTAAGAATTATGGGATTGATTTTAGCGGTTATTTCGGTTGAATATATGGCTAAGGGGCTTGGAGAACTTTTTCCGGGACTCCTCAAGTAA
- the amrS gene encoding AmmeMemoRadiSam system radical SAM enzyme — MREALLYEKLPDKSVKCHLCNHYCHIQPGKFGICHVRFNENGVLYTLVYGKIIAKHVDPIEKKPLFHFLPGSRSFSIGTVGCNFQCDFCQNYEISQYPRIEGKVIGEQATPQEVLEAALATACQTISYTYNEPTVFFEFALDCAKLASQKGLKNVFVSNGYMTKEALDLIYPDLHAANVDLKAFRDEFYRKHCKARLAPVLETLKHLKKQGVWLEVTTLIIPGENDDPAELKDIACFIRDELGPETPWHVTRFYPTYQLLTRPPTPVETLKMAYEIGKKEGLKYVYTGNVPGLEAENTYCWKCDSLLIERYGFMIHSFKITPEGTCPSCGAKIDGIWE; from the coding sequence ATGCGAGAGGCCTTACTTTACGAAAAGCTTCCTGATAAAAGCGTAAAGTGTCATCTTTGCAACCACTACTGCCATATTCAGCCTGGTAAGTTTGGTATATGTCACGTACGCTTTAATGAAAATGGTGTGCTTTACACCTTGGTTTACGGAAAGATTATCGCCAAGCACGTTGACCCTATTGAAAAGAAGCCTCTTTTTCACTTTCTGCCAGGCTCAAGGAGTTTTTCCATTGGCACGGTGGGGTGCAACTTTCAGTGTGACTTCTGCCAAAACTATGAAATATCCCAATATCCACGTATAGAAGGTAAAGTAATAGGAGAGCAAGCCACTCCTCAAGAAGTGCTAGAGGCGGCCTTGGCTACGGCCTGCCAGACCATCTCTTATACGTACAACGAACCTACTGTATTTTTTGAGTTCGCCCTTGACTGTGCTAAGTTAGCCAGCCAGAAAGGCTTAAAAAATGTCTTTGTCTCAAATGGCTACATGACCAAAGAAGCCCTTGATTTGATTTATCCAGATTTACACGCGGCTAATGTTGACCTTAAGGCCTTTCGCGATGAGTTCTATCGCAAGCACTGTAAAGCCCGCCTGGCTCCGGTTCTTGAAACTTTAAAACATCTCAAAAAACAGGGTGTTTGGCTTGAGGTTACCACTCTTATTATTCCTGGAGAAAATGACGATCCGGCTGAACTAAAAGACATTGCTTGCTTTATAAGAGATGAACTAGGGCCGGAAACACCCTGGCATGTAACCCGCTTCTATCCTACTTACCAACTACTAACGCGGCCTCCTACACCGGTTGAGACCCTTAAAATGGCTTATGAGATTGGCAAAAAGGAAGGATTAAAGTATGTATATACGGGAAATGTGCCAGGCCTTGAAGCTGAAAATACCTATTGCTGGAAGTGTGATAGTCTTCTTATTGAGAGATATGGCTTTATGATCCATAGCTTCAAAATAACGCCTGAGGGAACTTGTCCTTCTTGCGGAGCAAAAATAGACGGCATATGGGAATAG
- a CDS encoding biotin--[acetyl-CoA-carboxylase] ligase codes for MKRLVGLEEEISFLLKNFSRIQNEAFYGFPAEEIWRRGEEIGQEILVFERLPRAMNFLRQKIKEDRFIKNGLSVMALEMTAAKGRFTRTWVASKGGLWLSLTLYDDLIPETKGWLPIIIGFALTETVQAYGIPARQKWINDVWINKKKLAGVLIEKNVCAGESWYLVGVGLNVNNFLPPGLPAISLKELLGEELSLLEVAAKFLLNLRKYWGLLKAYEIKLIQEESLKNPLPEIFKKFSDTIGRYVAFGEDLTAKEEGRGLVAGINHLGHLLIELPSGSQIELFSGEIQYL; via the coding sequence ATGAAACGTTTAGTTGGACTTGAAGAAGAAATCTCTTTTTTGTTAAAAAATTTTTCTCGCATTCAAAATGAAGCTTTTTATGGCTTTCCGGCAGAAGAGATTTGGCGACGAGGAGAAGAAATAGGCCAGGAAATACTTGTTTTTGAACGCCTTCCTAGAGCTATGAATTTTCTCCGCCAAAAAATAAAAGAAGACCGCTTTATAAAAAACGGTCTCTCCGTAATGGCCCTTGAAATGACTGCCGCCAAAGGTCGTTTCACTCGTACCTGGGTGGCCTCTAAAGGAGGGCTTTGGTTGTCTTTGACTTTATACGACGATTTGATCCCAGAAACAAAAGGATGGTTGCCAATTATCATAGGTTTTGCCTTGACAGAAACTGTTCAGGCTTATGGAATACCTGCCAGACAAAAATGGATAAATGATGTTTGGATTAACAAAAAGAAATTGGCCGGTGTGTTAATAGAAAAAAATGTTTGTGCTGGAGAAAGCTGGTATCTGGTCGGAGTAGGGCTAAATGTAAATAATTTTCTTCCTCCAGGGCTTCCGGCGATTTCTTTAAAAGAATTACTCGGCGAAGAACTTTCTCTTCTAGAGGTTGCCGCTAAATTTTTACTAAACTTACGCAAATATTGGGGTTTGTTAAAAGCCTACGAAATAAAGCTTATTCAAGAAGAGTCGCTTAAAAATCCGCTGCCAGAAATTTTTAAAAAATTTTCCGATACTATTGGGCGCTACGTGGCCTTTGGGGAGGATTTAACCGCCAAAGAAGAGGGCAGAGGATTGGTAGCTGGTATAAATCATCTAGGCCATCTTTTAATTGAACTTCCTTCTGGCAGCCAAATAGAGCTATTTTCCGGCGAAATTCAATATCTATGA